The following proteins come from a genomic window of Bacteroidia bacterium:
- a CDS encoding SH3 domain-containing protein: protein MSISTKGWSIVGFFIFLMIFIKTVVNTFTYIGYNFFFFLDNLFAISTFNPVVVWGIFGLFIGSIIGVIIAIKKFQLSKTLILFPVGFVVILITIMGFVNSPLQHSGTYIPPNIVKTEKPSIERFFYVSNIDANVRSGPSVSNSKLFVLKKGSEVEVIQKGFYDSRNVEWFKIKYNYQQGYMSSKLLNYSRSQN from the coding sequence ATGAGTATTTCAACTAAAGGTTGGTCCATTGTTGGTTTCTTTATATTTTTAATGATTTTTATTAAAACTGTTGTTAACACCTTTACTTATATAGGTTATAATTTTTTTTTCTTTCTTGATAACTTGTTTGCAATTTCAACATTTAATCCCGTTGTCGTCTGGGGTATATTTGGATTATTTATTGGTAGTATTATAGGTGTGATTATTGCAATTAAAAAATTTCAACTTTCAAAAACATTGATCTTATTTCCAGTTGGTTTTGTTGTTATATTGATTACAATTATGGGTTTTGTAAATAGTCCATTGCAACATTCGGGTACTTATATCCCGCCTAATATTGTAAAAACAGAGAAGCCTTCCATTGAAAGATTTTTTTATGTATCAAATATTGATGCTAATGTTCGTTCTGGCCCATCAGTCAGCAATTCAAAACTTTTCGTATTAAAAAAAGGGAGTGAAGTTGAAGTAATTCAAAAAGGGTTTTATGACTCGCGAAATGTAGAGTGGTTCAAAATAAAATACAATTATCAGCAAGGATATATGAGTTCCAAACTTCTAAATTATTCACGTTCTCAAAATTAA